The following are encoded together in the Lathyrus oleraceus cultivar Zhongwan6 chromosome 3, CAAS_Psat_ZW6_1.0, whole genome shotgun sequence genome:
- the LOC127129475 gene encoding putative glutaredoxin-C14 produces the protein MFNQEKLVHYQVEQQPSWSYYMTRRTMEEDQMERIMRLATQSAVVIFSIGSTSCMCHAMKSLFSGMGVNAMVHELDQDPKPFMRLLGNSTSLPVVFIGGKLVGSMDTVLAFHINGSLVPLLKHAGALWL, from the coding sequence ATGTTCAATCAAGAGAAACTCGTGCATTACCAAGTAGAACAACAACCATCATGGAGTTACTACATGACAAGAAGAACAATGGAGGAAGATCAAATGGAGAGAATTATGAGATTAGCTACACAGAGTGCTGTTGTGATATTCAGCATTGGTAGTACTAGTTGTATGTGTCATGCAATGAAGAGTTTGTTTAGTGGAATGGGAGTGAATGCAATGGTTCACGAACTTGATCAAGATCCAAAACCATTCATGAGGTTACTTGGAAATTCAACATCACTTCCTGTTGTTTTCATTGGTGGCAAGTTAGTTGGTTCTATGGATACAGTTTTGGCTTTCCATATCAATGGCTCTCTTGTTCCTCTTCTCAAACATGCTGGTGCTTTGTGGCTTTAA